Below is a genomic region from Microbacterium sp. KUDC0406.
GTCGGCCGGCTGATCTACTGTTGCGGCATGGCTGATCTGAAGCGGGTGCGCATCTGGGCCGACGCGCTCATCCGCCTGCACCTCGACCCGTCGTGGTCGTTCGAGTTCGATCACGCCAAGCGGCGCGCCGGGGCGTGCCACTACACCACGAGCACGATCACCCTCTCGCGCTATCTGGCGGCCCGGTTCGACGACGACGAGATCCACCAGGTGCTGCTGCACGAGGTGGCTCACGCACTCGCGGGTCCCGCCGCCGCGCACGGCCGCGACTGGAAGCGCATCGCCGCAGACCTGGGCTACGTCGGCGGCACGACCCACCACGGAGAGACCGCCACCGAGCTCGCGCCGTGGGTGGGCAGATGCCCCTCGGGGCACCTGGTGTACCGGCATCGCCGGCCGGGGCGTCCGATCTCATGCGCCAAGTGCTCGCGCAGCTACGACCCGCGGTTCGCATTCGACTGGACACACCGCGAGATCACCCCGGCCGTCCGCCTCGCCGCCCAGACACCGCGCTGAGGCGCGAGCTCCCGCCGCTGGGCAGGCGGCCG
It encodes:
- a CDS encoding SprT-like domain-containing protein; the protein is MADLKRVRIWADALIRLHLDPSWSFEFDHAKRRAGACHYTTSTITLSRYLAARFDDDEIHQVLLHEVAHALAGPAAAHGRDWKRIAADLGYVGGTTHHGETATELAPWVGRCPSGHLVYRHRRPGRPISCAKCSRSYDPRFAFDWTHREITPAVRLAAQTPR